GCGCCAATGCGAAGCAATCTCGAAATCTGGAAAAGGCTCCGGGACGAGAATTATTTCGAGAAACGCCCCTCTAACGAAGCGGCGCAGGCGACACAATGGTTTCTCCCGCTTCGCAGCGACATGCGTCTTGCAGGCATCGGCCGCGGTTACGGGCGAGTGACGCTCTGGTTGGCCGCGCTCATGAAGCATGTCTACGGTATAGATGTCAGCGAAACGATCCTGAAAAAGGGCCGTCGCCTAGTTGTCCGAGCGCGGCGTCAGCAACCTTACAACGGTCCTTGCACCTTCGCGCAAGCCGTTCCGGTCGGCATCGACCGGGTATTCTCGATCGTGGTGATGCAGCATTTGACGCGCGACCTCATGCGCAAATACTTCACCGAACTCGGGCGAAAGCTGGTCCGCGGCGGCCAGCGTCGTCGCTCGGTTTCTGGACGTGGAGACGTCGGGCTACAACGCGTGGGGCGCAAGAAATGCCAGTTTTAGTCTCAATCATAGTTCCCGTGTTCAACGGGGCCAATTACATGCGAGCCGCGATCGATTCTGCTCTCGCTCAGTCTTGGCCAGCGACAGAAGTCATCGTCGTTAACGATGGCTCGGCTGATGGGGGGGCCACGGCAGAGATTGCTCGATCATACGGTGACCGGATTCACTACATCGAGAAACCCAATGGGGGCGTTGCCTCGGCACTCAACGCTGGTATCTCAGCTATGAAAGGCGATGTTTTTTGCTGGCTTTCTCACGACGATCGACACTGGCCCAACAAGATCGAAAGACAAATGGCTGAGTGGGAAAAGCGCGGTCACAGCGACATCGTTCTGATAAGTGACTATCGCTTG
This genomic interval from Bradyrhizobium sp. CB82 contains the following:
- a CDS encoding class I SAM-dependent methyltransferase; its protein translation is MSAPMRSNLEIWKRLRDENYFEKRPSNEAAQATQWFLPLRSDMRLAGIGRGYGRVTLWLAALMKHVYGIDVSETILKKGRRLVVRARRQQPYNGPCTFAQAVPVGIDRVFSIVVMQHLTRDLMRKYFTELGRKLVRGGQRRRSVSGRGDVGLQRVGRKKCQF